Proteins encoded in a region of the Puntigrus tetrazona isolate hp1 chromosome 12, ASM1883169v1, whole genome shotgun sequence genome:
- the socs5a gene encoding suppressor of cytokine signaling 5a, translated as MEKVGKVWSNLKKGCQSLLHTDGGSRIERPPQLQPQTDTVCQSGDKAQADITLEAVSPSSSVAALPLVAWRTSGSVTRQGHNCVVDVPQILEITVEQDTEDARAPLGARRDSYSRHAPWSGKKRHSCSTKAQSSLETTDRRSGRSRRRHGAGSSREELESGGARSLRQQIHDTVGLCLPLRSSSRNTHLPPPKRKIQITELMLETCPFAPGSDLARKWHLIKQHTAPVTVTQVDSSTDACSATCASPEDEEERLRERRRLSIEEGVDPPPDAQIHTVEAITAPLASLYKLGPKLAPGMGEATGDSRGATAANCDSEDDDTTTLCLQARRPKQRHASAEGILSSKQQGPWKVHTQIDYIHCLVPDLLQITALPCYWGVMDRYEAEALLDGRPEGTFLLRDSAQEDYLFSVSFRRYGRSLHARIEQWNHNFSFDAHDPCVFHAATVTALLEHYKDPSACMFFEPLLTVPLHRTFPFGLQSLARSAICGGVTYDGIGALPLPPALQDYLREYHYKQRVRVRWLEREPVKAK; from the coding sequence ATGGAGAAAGTTGGCAAGGTGTGGAGCAACCTTAAGAAGGGATGTCAATCTCTGCTCCACACAGATGGGGGTTCTCGCATTGAAAGGCCACCACAGCTTCAACCGCAAACAGACACTGTTTGCCAGAGTGGGGACAAGGCCCAGGCAGACATCACTCTGGAGGCTGTTAGTCCCTCTAGCAGTGTGGCAGCACTCCCTCTAGTGGCATGGAGGACCAGTGGGAGTGTGACACGACAGGGCCACAACTGTGTAGTGGATGTACCCCAGATACTAGAGATCACAGTCGAGCAGGATACTGAAGATGCTCGAGCTCCCTTGGGAGCTCGGAGAGACTCTTACTCACGTCATGCACCTTGGAGTGGAAAGAAGAGACACTCGTGTTCCACTAAGGCTCAGAGCTCTCTGGAGACCACAGATCGACGATCAGGTCGGTCTCGGCGCAGGCATGGGGCTGGTAGCAGCCGTGAGGAACTGGAGTCAGGGGGAGCACGCTCCCTACGGCAGCAGATTCATGATACAGTGGGCCTGTGCCTGCCACTGCGTTCATCCTCTCGGAACACTCACCTTCCACCACCCAAACGTAAGATACAAATCACAGAGCTGATGCTAGAGACATGCCCCTTCGCTCCAGGATCAGACCTTGCCCGAAAATGGCACCTCATTAAACAGCACACAGCACCAGTCACAGTGACACAAGTAGATTCATCCACAGATGCTTGCAGTGCTACCTGTGCATCTCCGGAAGATGAAGAGGAGCGCTTGAGAGAGAGAAGACGACTCAGCATTGAGGAGGGTGTTGACCCACCTCCAGATGCCCAAATTCACACAGTGGAGGCTATCACAGCGCCTCTGGCTTCCCTTTATAAACTGGGACCTAAATTGGCCCCTGGAATGGGTGAGGCCACAGGAGATAGCCGGGGGGCAACAGCAGCTAACTGTGACTCTGAGGATGACGATACCACCACTCTTTGCTTGCAAGCTCGCAGGCCCAAGCAGCGGCACGCTTCGGCGGAGGGCATCCTGAGCAGCAAGCAACAGGGGCCTTGGAAAGTACACACTCAGATTGACTACATACACTGCTTGGTTCCAGATCTGCTACAGATCACAGCACTTCCCTGCTACTGGGGTGTGATGGACCGTTATGAGGCTGAAGCACTGCTGGATGGTCGGCCTGAGGGAACCTTTCTCCTGCGAGACTCGGCTCAAGAAGACTACCTGTTTTCTGTTAGCTTCCGCCGCTATGGCCGTTCGTTGCACGCTCGCATTGAGCAGTGGAATCACAACTTCAGTTTTGATGCACACGACCCTTGCGTGTTCCATGCAGCCACCGTCACGGCACTCTTGGAACACTACAAGGACCCTAGCGCTTGCATGTTCTTTGAGCCATTGCTCACTGTTCCTCTGCACCGGACTTTTCCATTTGGCCTGCAAAGCCTGGCTCGATCAGCCATTTGCGGTGGGGTCACCTACGATGGCATCGGGGCACTGCCACTGCCCCCTGCTCTGCAGGACTACCTCAGGGAGTATCATTATAAGCAGAGGGTCCGCGTACGCTGGCTTGAGAGAGAACCAGTCAAGGCCAAGTGA